A genomic segment from Actinoplanes sichuanensis encodes:
- the bldD gene encoding transcriptional regulator BldD — MPSEYAKSLGARLRSIRQQQGLSLQGVEEKSNGRWKAVVVGSYERGDRAVTVSRLAELADFYRVPVSELLPDGSGIRLEATNKIVLDLEKLYDTTGEDLAYVARYARAIQQQRGDYNGRVLSIRADDLRALAIVYDISPSGLIERLTEQGVLVADPRAFFAS; from the coding sequence ATGCCGTCTGAGTACGCGAAGTCGCTGGGCGCCCGCCTGCGCTCCATCCGCCAGCAGCAGGGCCTGTCCCTGCAGGGTGTCGAAGAGAAGTCCAACGGCCGCTGGAAAGCCGTCGTGGTGGGCTCGTACGAGCGTGGCGACCGCGCCGTCACCGTGTCACGTCTGGCCGAACTGGCCGACTTCTACCGTGTGCCCGTCTCCGAGCTGCTGCCCGACGGCAGTGGCATCCGCCTCGAGGCCACCAACAAGATCGTCCTGGACCTCGAGAAGCTGTACGACACCACGGGTGAAGACCTCGCCTACGTGGCGCGGTACGCCCGGGCGATCCAGCAGCAGCGTGGCGACTACAACGGCCGGGTCCTGTCGATCCGGGCCGACGACCTGCGCGCGCTCGCCATCGTCTACGACATCTCGCCGTCCGGCCTCATCGAGCGCCTGACCGAGCAGGGCGTCCTGGTGGCCGACCCGCGTGCGTTCTTCGCCAGCTGA
- the efp gene encoding elongation factor P, which produces MASTNDLKNGLVLNLDKELWSVVEFQHVKPGKGPAFVRTTLKHVLSGKVVDKTFNAGTKVETATVDKRTMQYLYQDGEDFVFMDLDTYEQIHVPGATVGDNANYLLPEAEATVALHEGVPLYIELPTSVFLEVTYTEPGLQGDRSTGGTKPATVETGATVQVPLFITTGEKIKVDTRDGRYLGRS; this is translated from the coding sequence ATGGCTTCCACCAACGACCTGAAGAACGGCCTGGTGCTCAACCTCGACAAGGAGCTGTGGAGCGTCGTCGAGTTCCAGCACGTGAAGCCGGGTAAGGGTCCGGCGTTCGTGCGGACCACGCTGAAGCACGTGCTGTCCGGCAAGGTGGTGGACAAGACCTTCAACGCGGGCACCAAGGTCGAGACCGCGACCGTGGACAAGCGCACCATGCAGTACCTGTACCAGGACGGTGAGGACTTCGTCTTCATGGACCTGGACACCTACGAGCAGATTCACGTCCCCGGCGCCACGGTCGGTGACAACGCCAACTACCTGCTGCCCGAGGCCGAGGCCACCGTCGCGCTGCACGAGGGCGTGCCGCTCTACATCGAGCTGCCGACCAGCGTGTTCCTCGAGGTCACCTACACCGAGCCGGGCCTGCAGGGCGACCGTTCGACCGGTGGCACCAAGCCGGCGACCGTCGAGACCGGCGCCACGGTTCAGGTTCCGCTCTTCATCACCACCGGTGAGAAGATCAAGGTCGACACCCGCGACGGCCGCTACCTCGGCCGCAGCTGA
- the aroQ gene encoding type II 3-dehydroquinate dehydratase: MIYVLNGPNLGRLGLREPGVYGSSTYQDLVEMCQTVAEDLGLTVEVKQTNAEHEMLEWLYRAADEGADVVLNPGAWTHYNYAVRDACAMLRGKLVEVHISNVHAREEFRHRSVISAVATGVIAGLGFDGYRLALEHIAR, translated from the coding sequence ATGATCTACGTGCTGAACGGGCCCAACCTGGGCCGGTTGGGCCTGCGTGAGCCCGGCGTCTACGGATCCTCGACCTATCAGGACCTGGTCGAGATGTGCCAGACCGTCGCCGAGGATCTGGGCCTGACCGTCGAGGTGAAACAGACCAACGCCGAGCACGAGATGCTGGAGTGGCTGTACCGGGCGGCCGACGAGGGCGCCGACGTGGTGCTCAACCCGGGTGCCTGGACGCATTACAACTACGCCGTGCGCGACGCCTGCGCGATGCTGCGCGGCAAGCTGGTCGAGGTGCACATCTCCAACGTCCACGCCCGGGAGGAGTTCCGGCACCGCTCGGTCATCTCGGCGGTCGCGACGGGTGTCATCGCGGGGCTGGGTTTCGACGGATATCGCCTGGCCCTGGAGCACATCGCCCGGTAG
- the aroB gene encoding 3-dehydroquinate synthase, with product MVTRIPVAGDRPYDVVVGRGLATELPAMIEGAARVAVLHPPTLRERAEAVAKSAGVATVVPIEVPDAERGKSIEVAARCWDELGAAGFTRTDVVVGVGGGATTDLAGYVAAAWLRGVRWVPVSTSVAGMVDAAVGGKTAVNIAAGKNLVGAFHPPAGVLCDLDALDTLPAEDIAAGLAEVVKGGFIADPRILELVEADPAAALDPRSDVLRELIERKIQVKADVVGVDLKESGLREILNYGHTLGHAIERREKYTWKHGHAIAVGLIFAAELGRLTGRLDDATADRHRTILESLGLPTAYPEEAWSELLPAMRVDKKARAATLRFVVLDGLAKPGILAGPEEDLLRRAYAAVAR from the coding sequence GTGGTGACGCGGATTCCGGTGGCGGGCGACCGTCCATATGACGTGGTCGTGGGCCGAGGGCTGGCGACCGAGCTGCCCGCGATGATCGAGGGCGCGGCCCGGGTGGCGGTGCTGCACCCGCCGACGCTCCGCGAGCGCGCCGAGGCCGTCGCGAAGTCGGCCGGTGTCGCGACCGTGGTGCCGATCGAGGTGCCGGATGCCGAGCGCGGCAAGTCGATCGAGGTCGCGGCCAGGTGCTGGGACGAGCTCGGGGCGGCCGGCTTCACCCGTACCGACGTGGTGGTGGGTGTCGGTGGCGGCGCGACCACCGACCTGGCCGGCTATGTCGCGGCGGCCTGGCTGCGCGGGGTCCGCTGGGTGCCGGTCTCCACCTCGGTGGCCGGCATGGTCGACGCCGCGGTCGGCGGCAAGACCGCGGTCAACATCGCCGCCGGTAAGAACCTGGTCGGTGCGTTCCATCCGCCGGCCGGGGTGCTCTGCGACCTGGACGCGCTGGACACACTGCCCGCCGAGGACATCGCGGCCGGTCTGGCCGAGGTGGTCAAGGGCGGGTTCATCGCCGACCCACGGATCCTGGAGCTCGTCGAGGCCGATCCGGCCGCCGCTCTCGACCCGCGCAGCGACGTGCTGCGTGAGCTGATCGAGCGCAAGATCCAGGTCAAGGCCGACGTGGTCGGGGTGGATCTGAAGGAGTCCGGGCTGCGGGAGATCCTCAACTACGGCCACACACTCGGTCACGCGATCGAGCGACGTGAGAAATACACCTGGAAGCACGGGCACGCCATCGCGGTGGGCCTGATCTTCGCGGCCGAGCTGGGCCGACTCACCGGCCGGCTGGACGACGCGACGGCCGATCGGCACCGGACGATTCTGGAGTCGTTGGGGCTGCCCACGGCGTACCCCGAAGAGGCCTGGAGCGAACTGCTGCCCGCCATGCGCGTCGACAAGAAGGCGCGGGCGGCCACCTTGCGGTTCGTGGTTCTGGACGGCCTGGCGAAGCCGGGCATCCTGGCCGGTCCGGAGGAGGACCTGCTGCGCCGGGCGTACGCGGCGGTGGCCCGATGA
- the nusB gene encoding transcription antitermination factor NusB, which translates to MAEGPKKERLARRKARKRALDVLFEADLRDLPPSQVLLTYLDRIAKPHPEHLEYSKTLIEGVAKHLDRIDELIASYAEGWTIDRMPTVDRNLARIAVYELLFEPDVDDPVAITEAVELAKEMSTDDSPRFLNGLLDRIAAFATR; encoded by the coding sequence ATGGCTGAAGGCCCCAAGAAGGAACGGCTCGCGCGTCGCAAGGCCCGCAAGCGAGCGCTGGACGTCCTCTTCGAGGCTGACCTGCGTGATCTGCCGCCGAGCCAGGTGCTCCTGACCTACCTGGACCGGATCGCGAAGCCGCATCCCGAGCACCTCGAGTATTCGAAGACGCTCATCGAGGGTGTGGCCAAGCACCTCGACCGGATCGACGAGCTGATCGCCAGCTACGCCGAGGGCTGGACGATCGACCGGATGCCGACGGTCGACCGCAACCTGGCCCGGATCGCGGTCTACGAGCTGCTCTTCGAGCCGGACGTGGACGACCCGGTGGCGATCACCGAGGCGGTCGAGCTGGCCAAGGAGATGTCGACCGACGACAGCCCCCGCTTCCTGAACGGGTTGCTGGACCGGATCGCGGCCTTCGCCACCCGCTGA
- a CDS encoding Clp protease N-terminal domain-containing protein, protein MPKINVYLPDDLADAVRETGLPVSPICQRALEQAVRRITTIRQAVLTDVDPAWLAERLPTFTARLITVLNLATARARESGATSVTTGDLLHGMLAEGQNLALQILTAMDVTPTSLTAPDVAEPPAAPGTTLRFSGPAAVALELSVGEAIGFGHNYVGCEHLLVGLATEPDGAAGELLRSRSVDGKAARRTVAAALTGYAHLRATTTDQAAPPALLNALRAELAPLVSRIEALEAQLPGPASPSVQ, encoded by the coding sequence ATGCCGAAAATCAACGTGTACCTACCCGACGATCTCGCCGACGCGGTCCGGGAGACCGGCCTGCCCGTCTCGCCGATCTGCCAACGCGCCCTGGAGCAGGCGGTCCGCCGGATCACCACGATCCGCCAGGCCGTCCTGACCGACGTCGACCCGGCCTGGCTCGCCGAGCGCCTGCCCACCTTCACCGCCCGCCTGATCACCGTCCTCAACCTGGCCACGGCCCGGGCCCGGGAGTCCGGCGCCACCTCGGTCACCACCGGTGACCTACTGCACGGCATGCTCGCCGAGGGGCAGAACCTGGCGCTGCAGATCCTCACCGCGATGGACGTCACCCCCACCTCGCTGACCGCCCCGGACGTCGCCGAGCCGCCGGCCGCCCCGGGCACCACGCTGCGGTTCAGCGGGCCCGCCGCCGTCGCGCTGGAGCTCAGCGTCGGTGAGGCGATCGGTTTCGGCCACAACTACGTCGGCTGCGAGCACCTGCTGGTCGGCCTGGCCACCGAACCGGACGGGGCGGCCGGTGAGCTGCTGCGGTCCCGCTCGGTCGACGGTAAGGCGGCCCGCCGGACCGTGGCGGCCGCCCTGACCGGCTACGCCCACCTCCGCGCCACCACCACCGACCAGGCCGCTCCCCCGGCGCTGCTGAACGCGCTCCGTGCCGAACTGGCGCCACTCGTGAGCCGCATCGAAGCCCTGGAGGCCCAACTGCCCGGCCCCGCCTCGCCGTCCGTTCAGTGA